A segment of the Streptomyces sp. NBC_01235 genome:
GACGACGACGACTCCGAGGAAGATCAGCAGCGCCAGTGGCAGCCCCTCGAACCGGCCCAGGACGTAGACGGCGGTGAACGCGGTCACCGCCAGCAGGCCCGTCCGCGCCCAGATCTCGCCGACGGGCCGGCACGGCATCCCGGCGGCGCCGCGGCGCCGGCGGTCACGGTAGGAGACGAGGAGGTACACGGCCGTGGCGAGTGCCGCCAGGCCGTAGGTGACGACGGGGGCGCCGAAGTACCGGCTGGTCAGCGTGGCGACCAGGCCGTCCTCGCTGAAGTTGATGGAGGTCTCCGTCCCCAGCAGGATCAGCATCAGGCCGTTCCAGGCCAGCAGGCCCGCCAGGGTGACGACGAACGCGGGCACGCCGACCTTGGCGATCGTGAACCCGTGGAGGGCACCGGCGGCCGTACCGCAGATCACCGCGATGACCACGGCGAGCCACTCCGACATCCCGAGGTTCACGTTCAGCGCCGCGAACATGGCACCCGCCAGACCCGCGAGCGAGCCCACCGAGAGGTCGATCTCGCCGATCAGCAGCACGAAGACGATGCCGACGGCGATCATGCCGGTCCCGACGATGTCCACGCTGAGGACCGACAGGTTGCGCGGCGAGAGGAAGTTGTCGTTGAGACCCTGGAAGACCATCCAGGTCACGCCGAGACCGAGCAGGGCCGGGACAGGGCCGAGGGCGCCTTCGGGCAGCCTGCGGCGAATGGCTCCGGCGTACGCCCCGAGACCCCCGGTGTGCCACCCGCGTCCGTCGCGGCCCCGGCGTCCGTCCCCGCGCCGGTCGGCGGTGGGCGCGGCATCCGACTCGGCGGCGCGCGCCCGGGCCCGCCTCCCCCTCATGGCCATGCTTCCTCCGGGCGTGTCGGGCGGTGGGAGGCGGCGTTGTCCGCCGCTCCGGTGATGGAGGCGATGATCTGTTCCTGCGAGGTGGTGTTCACGTCGAACAGACCGTTGTTGCGGCCGAGGCGCAGGACGGCGACCCGGTCGGCGACGGCCTTGATGTCACCCATGTTGTGGCTGATGAGGAGCACCCCGAGGCCCTGGTCGCGCAGCTCCTCGATGAGGTCGAGGAGCTGACCGGTCTGCTCGACGCCGAGGGAGGCGGTGGGCTCGTCGAGCAGGAGCAGCCTGGGCGCGCCGAGGAACAGGCGGGTGATCGCGACGACCTGCCGCTGGCCGCCGGACAGCGTGGCGAGCGGCACCCGTACGTCGGGTATACGGATGGACAGGGTGTGCAGCAGCTCGCGGGTGCGGCGCTCCATCTCCACCTCGTCGAGGATGCCGAGCCGGTGGATCTCCCGGCCGAGGAAGAGGTTGCCGACGACGTCGAGGTTTCCGCACATCGCGAGGTCCTGGTAGACGGTCGCGATGCCCAGCACCTGGGCGTCCTGGGGGCGCTTGATCTGGACGGCGCCGCCCTGCCACTCGATGACACCCTTGTCGGCGGGACCGACCCCCGAGATCACCTTGACCAGGGTGGACTTGCCGGCGGCGTTGTCACCCACGAGAGCGACCACCTCCCCGGCCCGGATCTCCAGCTCGACGTCCACCAGCGCCTGGACGGCGGCGAATCGCTTGGAGACGCCGCGCAACGCCAGCAGGGGCTGACCCGGCACGGGGCCACCTCCTTCCGCCTTCGGGGAAAGCTCGTCGGGAAGCTTGTCGGGAAGCTCATCGGGTGAGTCTCATCAGGTCAGTCCGGCCTTGTCGCAGGCGGACCGGAGCTGCGGGGGGCAGATCTGGGCGATGGTGTACATACCGTCCTTCACCAGAGTGTCCTTGATGTTGCCGACGGTCACGGAGACCGACGGGAGCAGGACCGCCGGAATGTCCTTGGTGGTGGCGTTGTCGACGGTGCCGGTGGCGATGGACTCGACCGACTTGCCGCGCCCCAGGGCGATGGCCATCTCGACGGCGGCGTCGGCGGCCGGCTTGTACGGCTTGTAGACGGTCATGTACTGGTCGCCCCTGACGATGCGCCGCACGGCCGCGAGGTCGGCGTCCTGGCCGGTGATCGGGGGCAGCGGCCTGACCTCGGTGGCGTTGAGGGCGGAGACCGCGGCGCCGGCGAGGCTGTCGTTGGCGGCCAGGACGCCGTCGATGTTGCCCGCGCCCAGGGCGGCGACGGCGCCCTTCATGTTCACGAAGGCGTTCTCCGGCCGCCAGCCGACGGTGTCGTACGACTTGCCGATCTTCACCTTGCCCTTGAGGACGGAGAGCGCTCCCCGCTTGAACCAGTCGGCGTTGGGGTCGGTCGTGGCGCCGTTCATCATGACGATCTGGCCGCCGCGCGCCTTCGCGCCCATGGCCTTCAGCAGCCCCTCTCCCTGAAGCCTGCCGACCTTCGCCCCGTCGAAGGTGACGTACCCGGCGATCGGGCCCTGCGCGAGCCGGTCGTACGCGACCACCGGGATACCGGCCCGGTGCGCGGCCTCGACCGACGGGCGCAGCAGCTCGGGGTCGACGGCGGCGATGATCAGGACGTCCACACCCCTGGTGATCATGGATTCGAGCTGCTGCCGCTGGACGGCCGGGTCGGGCGTGGCGGCGAAGGCCGCCGGGCAGTGCGGGCACAGCTCCTTCAGCTTTCGCTCGATCAGGGGCCGGTCGAACTGTCCGAAGCGAGAGGCCCCGCCGCCCGGGAGCAGCAGGCCGACGGTGAGGCTGTCGTCGCCGCCCGCCCCGCCCCCGCCGCAGGCGCCGGTCAGCGCGAGACCGGCGGCGACCGAGGCGGCCACGGCGGCACGGGTGAGGGACCTGCCCATCAGAGCCTGAAGGCTGACACGGAGATCCATTTCTTCGATTCCTTAGAAATTTCGCCCGATTTTATCCCGTATTGGGCGTCTACCGCCAAGCGTAGCCAAGCTGTCGGCGTGCTCCCCGTTGCGCGGCGCGGGAGGAGCGTTCATTATCAGGAATCCTGTTACTTCAAAGTTGTAGCGATAGGTAGGTCGGACCATGTCCTTCAGTCCCGGAATCCAGGCCAGAGGAATCCAGCTGCTGCTCAGCGGCATGATGACCCGCGTCCACGAGGACCTGCGCTTCGCCGACATCCCGAAGCGCACCGAGTCCCTCCGGGTGGAGACCGGTGCCGGCCCGGTGACCTGCACCGTCTACCGCCCGCCGGCGACCACCGACACCCCCACCGCCCCCGCCCCCGTGTACGTCAACTTCCACGGCGGCGGCTTCATCGTCGGCCGCCCCGAGCAGGACGACCACATCTGCCGCTACATCGCCGCCGAGGCGGGCTGCGTCGTGATCAACGTGGACTACGCCGTCGCCCCGCAGCGGCCCTTCCCCGCCGCCGTCACCCAGGCGTACGACGTCGTCGAGTGGGTCGCCGAGAACGGCCCCGCCCACGACTGGGACGGCTCGCGCCTCGCCGTGGGCGGGCACAGTGCCGGAGCCAACCTCACCGCCGCGGTCTGTCGCACGGCCCGGGACCGCGGCACCTTCTCGCCCCGGCTCCAGATCATCGACTCCGCGCCGCTCGACCAGCTCGCCGACCCGTCCACCAAGCTCTCCCCGATCGCCAAGCCGCTGCTCGCCCCTCACCTCATACGGGTCTTCACCGCCGCCTATGTCCCGGACCCCGCCGACCGCGCCCACCCCCTCGTCTCGCCCGGGCTGGCCGACGACCTCGCCGGTCTGCCGCCCGCCCTGGTCATCACCGCGGAGCACGACCGCCTGCGCGACGAGGGCGACGCCTACGCCAAAGCCCTGGACGCCGCCGGCGTCCCCGTCACCCACCGTGTCTTCGAGGGCGTCGACCACTACTTCACCCACACCGGCCCGGTACCGTCCGGAAAGGAGGCCATCGAGCTGATGGCCTCCAGCCTGCGCACCGCGCTCAGCGCCTGACGCCGGCCGGCCCGCTGCTGCACGGTGCCAAGGCCGGTGACCTGTTCGGGCATCGGTGCCTGTTCCAGGTGGGCATCGCCGTCTTCACCCGCGCCTCGCTGCTGGGCGGACTCGCCCCGAGCGCGGGGCTGTTGAGCGGCGCCCGCTCCTGCGGGGCGTCGGCGCCGTGCTCGCCGCGCCCAGCGCGCCCACCCTGATCACCACGTTTTCGGTGGGCAGGTCACGCAACACCGCGATGGGCGTGTACGCGACGGGCGGGGTCGGCGCCACGGTCGGCCTGCTGCTCGGCGGCACGCTGACCGACGCGCTCGACCGGCGCTGGGTGTTCTTCGTCAACATCCCCATCGGCCTGGCCGTCCTCGCCGGTACGAGGTCCCTCGTCGAGGCCGAAGGTCGGCGAGGTCCGCAACGGCACCCGACCCGGCCGAACGCCGCCCCGGCCGCCTCGACGTGCCCGGCGCCGTCACCGGCGCGATCGGATGCCGCACACCGAACAACTTCGTGAACGCCGTCGTCAACGTCATGACCGTCATATCGACGCACTGCCTCCGTGTGGAACCTCGGACATCTGTTCGCCATCAAGCAGGGCGAACGGGCTGGGGATCACGGACGAACATGGGGTGGCACGCGGTGGACAGGCGGATCAAGAGGGCGGCGCTGGCCTGTCTCCTCCTCACGACGGTCTTTGCGACGGGCTGCGCAGCCGAAACCTCCGCGGACGCGTCCGCCGACTCCCCTTCCGCCGCCCCGGGCTCCTCCACACCGTCCACCCACGCGCCCCGCGGCGACGCGGGTGCACCCGCGGGCACCGCGGCGGCCTACCGCAAGTGGGGCATCAAGCCGCTGGCGGCACCGCCCGCCCCGCCCGCGGCCAAGCCGGTGGGGCAGGCGGCCGCCGGCAGCGGGGTGCCGGTGATCAGCGAGATACCCACCAAGGAGAAGATCGTCTTTCTCACGTTCGACGACGGTGCCGAGAAGGACCCGAAGTTCGTGACGATGATGCGGGAACTGAAGATCCCCTTCACGATGTTCCTGACGGACGCCGCCATCCGCGCCGACTACGGCTACTTCGAGCCGCTCCAGGGACTCGGCGACAGCATTCAGAACCACACGCTGACCCATCCGAACCTGCGCACCCTGGGCGCGTCCGCCCAGAAACTGGAGATCTGCGGCCAGCAGAAGAAGCTGAAGGACCGATACGGCACCGCGCCCCGGCTGTTCCGCCCGCCCTACGGCAACTGGAACGAGGACACCCGAGCCGCCGCGGCGTCCTGCGGCCTGGAGAAAATCGTCCTGTGGCGCGAATCCATGCAGATCAAGAACATGCAGTACCAGCGCGCGGACAAGAAGCTCCACCCCGGTGACATCATTCTGGCCCACTTCCGCGGACCGTCCGAGCTCAAGGGCACGACGATGACCGAGATGACGGCGAACATGCTGCGCCACATCCAGGAACAGGGCTTCACGGTCGCCCGCCTGGAGGACTACCTGTAGCCCCCACGGGCCGGACGACGCCGACGTCGGGCAGTGCCGCTGACGCCCGGGGAGACGAAGCCGGTGGCAATGAACCGGGTGACGTGCTCCTCCGACTCCCGGACGTCGAGCACGTGGAAGGCGTCGTCGGCGAACCACGCGACGTGCGGCACGCACGTTTCGGCGCGGCGCGATCCGCGCGGGTGCGCGCACGACGACGCCGGGCGAACCAGAGCGGTCAGACACTTTGGGGCGGGCCGTTCCCGCGGAACCATCCTCCGCGAGAGCTAGGATCCGTGCCATGGCCCTGACCATGAACGACGTGGAACGGTTCGAGGCGTCAAGGCCCCGCCTGGAGGCCATCGCCTACCGCCTCCTCGGCTCCGCCGGTGAGGCCGAGGACGCCGTGCAGGAGACGTTCCTGCGCTGGCAGGCCGCCGACGTCGGCCGCATCGAGGTCCCCGAGGCCTGGCTGACGAAGGCTCTCACCAACCTGTGCCTCAACCAGCTCACCTCGGCCCGCGCACGGCGCGAGACCTATGTGGGCCAATGGCTGCCCGAGCCGCTGCTCGCCGGAGACCCGATGCTCGGTCCGGCCGACACCGCCGAGCAGCGCGAATCGGTCTCGTACGCGGTTCTCACCCTCCTGGAGCGCCTCTCCCCCAACGAGCGGGCGGTGTACGTGCTGCGGGAGGCCTTCGACTACCCGCACCGGGAGATCGCCGAGATCCTCGACATCACCGAGGCCGCCAGCCAGCAGATCTTCCACCGCGCCAAGAAGCACGTCGCCGACGGCAAGGCCCGCGCCGAGATCGACGAGGACGCCGCCCGGCGGATCGTCGAGGAGTTCCTCGCGGCCGCCACCAGCGGCCGTACCGAGCCGCTCGTGCGGCTGCTCACGCAGGACGCCGTCGCGATCGGCGACGGCGGCGGGAAGGTCCCGGCTCGCGCCAAGGCGTTCGAGGGTGCTCTCGCGGTCGCGAAGTTCATGCGGGGGCTGTTCAAACCCGGCGCCGCCAAGCGCGCCCTGGTCGGCGGCTCGCCCGAGGTCTACGCCACGACGGCCAACGGCGCCCCCGCCGTCGTGGCGGTTCTCGACGGCCGAGTCATCGGCGTCATGTGCCTGGAGATCACCGCCGAGGGCATCGCCGCGTTCCGCAACCAGGTCAACCCCGACAAGCTCGCACGCGCGACCCGGCGATGGGCGGCTGCCGATCACGGGGAACCCCTGCTCAACGCCTTCTGACCCCGATGTGAGGTGCTTCACATCCCATTCCTGTCAGGAAACGGGGGGCCGCCCGGTTCAAGTGGCGAATCCGCTCAAGACAGGAGCAGGGAAATGCAGCATCGCATCGTCGTCCTCGGAGCCGGATACGCCGGAGCCATCGCCGCCGGCCGCGTCGCCCGGCGGCTGCGCCGAGAAGACGTCGCCATCACCCTTGTCAACGCCGAGCCCGACTTCGTGGAGCGGGTCAGGATGCACCAGCTCGCGGTCGGCCGGTCCCTCGCGCCCCGGCCCTTCAGCGAGATGTTCGCGGGCACCGGCGTCGAACTGAAGGTCGCGAAGGTCACCGGCGTCGACGTCGACCGCAAGACCGTCGCCGTCACCGACGCGAACGGCGCCGGCGAGCTGGAGTACGACACCCTCGTGTACGCCCTCGGCAGCGGCTGGAACGACCAGGGCGTCCCCGGCACCGCCGAGCACGCCCACGAGATCGCGAGTCGTCCCGGAGCGCTGCGGCTGAGCGAGCGTCTGGCCCGCCTGGACGCCGGGCAGTCCGTGGTCGTGGTCGGCGGCGGCCTCACCGGCCTGGAGGCCGCGACCGAGATCGCCGAGGCCCGCCCGGACCTCGACGTCTCCCTCGCCGCCCGTGGCGGGCTCGGCGACTGGCTCTCGCCCAAGGGCCGCGGGCACCTGCGGAAGGTCTTCGACAAGCTCGGCATCACGGTGCACGAGCACGCCGCCGTCACCGGTGTCGAGGCCGACCGCGTCGCCACCGTCGACGGCACGTCCATCCCGGCCGCGGTCACCGTGTGGACCACCGGCTTCGCCGTCCACCCGATCGCGCAGGCCACCGCCCTGGAGGTCACCGACACCGGCCGGATCGTGGTCGACGAGACCATGCGCTCGGTCTCGCACCCCGACGTGTACGCCATCGGCGACGCGGCCCTGGTGGCGGGCCCCGGCGACAAGCCGCTGCGGATGTCGTGCGCCTCGGGCGTCCCCACCGCGTGGCAGGCCGCCGACTCCATCGCGGGGCGCCTGACCGGCGGGAAGCTCCCGAACGTGCCGCTCCGCTACTTCAACCAGTGCATCTCGCTGGGCCGCAGGGAAGGCCTGATCCAGTACGTCACCGCCGACGACCGCGCCGTCCGGGCGGCTCTGACAGGACGACTCGCCGCCGTCTACAAGGAGTTGGTCTGCAAAGGCGCGGCCTGGGGCGTCGCCAACCCGACGCTCGGGATGCCGACCCGGCGCCGCCGCGTCGTCCCGGAGCCGGTCCGGGCGGGCTCGTCGGTCAAGGCGCCGGCCTGACGCACACATCGAAGCGGGCGCCCTCGACGCGAGGGCGCCCGCTTCGCCGTCGGTCGGCAAGCGCCCGCCCGAGAACCTCATCCACCTCGCCGCACTCTGCGGACACGTCGAGAAGGCGGCGCCACCGGTGGATCCGGGGACGCCGCCTTCTGTTCGTACCGTCACGGCACTAGCTTCGGCTCCACTGCTGGGTGGCGTTGCCCAGACCGGTCCACAGCTGGACCTTCGAACCGTTGGCCGTGCCCCAGCCGGTCACGTCGATGACCAGGCCGTTGGAGCGGTTGACGATGGTGCCGTCGACCCGGAAGGACCACTGCTGGCTGGTCTTTCCGTTGCAGGCCCACAGGATGAGCTTGGTGCCTGCGGTGGTGCCGTCGGCGTTCGCTGCGAGGCACTTGCCCAAGACGCGGAGTTCGCCCGCGGCGGTCTGCGTGATGGTCTGGTTCGCGTTCCCGGAGCAGTCGTAGATCTGCACCTGCACGCCCGTCTGGCCGTTCGGCACATCGAGGCAGCGGCCGGAGTTGGCGCCCTTCAGCGTGAAGGACGCGGCAGTCGGCAGGGGGTCCTGGACGAGCTGCCACTCCTGTGAGCCGTCGGTCGTCGACGACGCCAGGGTGACGGAGCCGCCCGCGGTCGCCCCCGTCATGTAGAGGCTGGTGTTACGGACCGAGCGGAGCCGGTAGTACCCGTCGGACGACGGGACGAGGGTCCACTCCTTGTCGGTGGCTCCGTCGTCGACCCACTGGGCCAGCTTCTGCCCCGCCGTCGCGCTGCCGGTCCAGACGGCGACCGCGCGGCCGCCGGACTTGTTGAGCAGCGTCACGTCGCTGCCCTTGGCGGCCAGATGCCAGCGCTGGGTGTCGGCGGTGGAGTCCGCCGCGCCCAGCACGAGGTCGGGGGTGTTGCCGGTGAGGTTCGCGTCCTGGGTCTTCCCGGACGCGGTGGTGAGGACCTGGCCGGTCAGCCGGTTGACGAGGCTGGAGTAGGCGCCGTCGGAGCGGCCGAGGTCGACCTCGGCGTACTTCACGGGGCCGACGCTGCCGCCGCTCCAGGACGCCTGGAGGATGAGCACGCGTCCCGTGCCGTCGACGTACTGGAGATTACGGCTGTACCCGGCGGCGATCGGCGTCTGGTACTGCTTCCATGTGCCGGTGCTCAGCCCGGACTCGTTCACCCAGACGCTGCCGCTGCCGGAGGCGTTGTAGACGATCCGGCCGTCCGGCATCGGGAGGAGCACCGGGCTGCCGCCGGTGGACAGCGCGTTCCCGCCCGAGGGCACGGGCAGGGAGGTGATCGCGGCGTCCGTGGCCGAGAAGAACTTCGTCGGGTCGTCGGAGATCCGGTAGCGGACGTTCGTCCCGCCGCCCCAGTACTCGTACGTCAGGAGCCACTTGCCGTCGGTCGTCGGGGCGATGGTCGTCATGCCCGGACGGCCGCCGCCGATCTCGGTCCTGCCGGCCACGCTCACCGTGGAGCCCGGGACGTCGACGACCGGGTCGCTCCAGGACGTGCCGCTGCCGCCGTCCCAGGTCCGGTGCACGAGGACCTGGCCGCCGGAGTCGGTCGCCGTGTCGTTGTCCGTGGCGAGGGTCGGGGCGCCGGTGCTGGTGCTGTAGCCGGTGTAGTCGTTCTCGTCGGAGTAGTAGGCGATGAGCTTGCCGTTGTGGGCGAGCAGGTGCGGTTCCCAGACGGGGTCGACCTGGGCGTGGGTGTTGGCCGTGGAGACGCGGCCGATGCTGCCCGCGCTGCCGCCCTGCCAGCCGCCGGCCGCGATGATGTTCTGGATGCTCCAGGTCGAGCCGTCGTCCGTACTGGCGTACAGGGCGAGCGCCACGTCCTTGCGGTCGCCGTCACCGGACGGCGTCCAGGAGGAGTCGGCGGCCTTCTGCTCCTCGTAGTAGTAGTCGTCGCCCGAGACGATGCTCGCGAGCAGCAGCGTGCCGGCGCTCAGGTTTCCGACGTCCTGCGGGAGCACGTAGAGATACGGGTTGGTCCAGTTGCTCGTGTACTTCGCGTACGCGGGGTCGCCGGAGAGGTAGGCGGGGGCCTTGACGTCGGCCAGCTTCGCCCACGTCGTGCCGTCGTCGTCGCTCTTGTAGACGGGCATCGTCTGACCCACCGGAGCGCTCTGACTGTTCTCGAACGCCGCCACGATCCGCCCGCTCGGCAGCTGGGCCGACTTCGGGTAGAGCACACAGGGGTTTGGAGCTGCTGCCGCTGGAGTGCGTTCGAAGGTGTTCAGGTGAGCGGGAGTGAGTGTGGGTGGTCTGTGTCGTGTCATGTGGTTCGGCCGTGGTGTCGGTTTCAGTGAGGAACTGACGTTCTCTCATCGAATGCGTGACCTTCACGGGCGACGCTCGTTTCCATGGCAAAAGGATCTTCGGGTGGGGCCGGGCGGGGGTGACGGGATGGGTGAGCTGAGGAGTGTGGCGGCGTCGTTCGTCGCGTCCGGTCCGAGTGGGGTGGCTGTCCGGACCCGTCTCAAGCACCTGGCGTCGGACGATGAGAAGGTGCTGCGTGTGGTGGGCGCGCATCTGGGGTCGCTGGCCTCGAAGGATCTCAAGGCGCGCTGCCGGGACGGCCTGGCGCACTCCGGCGATACGTGGGCGGTGCGTAAGCGGGAGCTGACGCCGTTCTCGTCGTCGCGGTGGGCGGGCAGTATCACCAAGGCCTCGCATGACCAGTGGGCGCTGGCCCGCCGCTGCCAGCTGGCCCACATCCAGAACCTGGAAGCCGGCATCCGCACGCTGACGCACCGACTGTCCCTGCCGATCGGGCAGAAGGGAACCAGACAGGCCCCGGGCGGTTACCGGTCCCGGCGGGAGTGGCATGCGAAGGCCCGGCGGCTGCGCGTGCTGGAGGACCGGCTGGCCGCCGTGCGGGCCGACCGCGAGGCCGGAGTTGTGCACGTCGTACGCGGCGGCAAGCGCCTGGCCCGTGCCCGGCACCACCTGGAGGCGGCCCAGCTCACCGAGTCCGGATGGCGGAGACGCTGGGAGGCGGAACGCTGGTTCTGCCAAGCGGACGGTGAGCCCGGCAAGCGCTACGGCAACGAGACGATCCGCGTCAGCCCCGACGGCGAGGCGAGCATCAAACTTTCCGCACCGCTCACACATCTGGCCAACGCCCCGCACGGACGGTACGTCCTGGCCTGCCGGGTCACGTTCGCGCACCGGGGCGCCGAGTGGGCGGACCGCGTCGCGGCCAACCGGGCGATCGCCTACCGCATCCACTACGACATGGGCCGGGACCGCTGGTATGTGACCGCCTCCTGGCAGCTCCCGCCCACCCCCACCCTCCCCATCGAGGCCGCGCTCGCCCACGGGGTGATCGGCGTCGACATGAACGCCGACCATCTGGCCGCCTGGCGCCTGGACATCCACGGCAACCCGACCGGCGCCCCGCACCGTTTCGTCTACGCCCTTTCCGGTACCGCCCAGCACCGGGATGCCCAGGTCCGCCACGCCCTCACCCGCCTCCTGCACTGGGCCCGCGCGTGCGGTGTGAAGGCGATCGCGGTGGAGGATCTGGACTTCGGCGCGGAGACGACCCGGGAGAAACACGGCCGCAAACGCTTCCGGCAGCTCATCTCCGGCATGCCCACCGGGAAGCTCCGCGCCCGGCTGGCCTCGATGGCCGACGCCACGGGTATCGCGGTCATCGCCGTCGACCCGGCCTACACCAGCCGGTGGGGCGCCCAGCACTGGCAGAAGCCCCTCACCCCCACAACCCGCACAACCACTCGCCACGAGGCTGCTGCCGTGGCGATCGGAAGGCGCGCCCAGGGACACCCGATCCGGCGACGGACGGCACCGCCCCCACAGCACCGGAGTGATGCGGTGGGGCATCGGACCGCCCAGGCCAGACGGGATGTTCCTGGGCGTGAGGGAACCCGCCCCCGCATCCCCGGACCACGGACACGATCCGTGCCGCCCGGACGCGGAGCGAACGCGGGCAACCAGAACGCCCAACACCGTCCGGGGCGTTCGGCCGAGCTTGGGTTCTGGCAACAGGACTCACTCCCGCTCAGTCTCTAGGAACGGTTTCGCAGGGTCGTGGGTCACGCGGTATTGACGCGGCGGCGAACGGACGTCGAGGTCCGCAGTACGAGTTCCGTGGCCAGTTCGATGCGCGGGGATGCTGGCTGCCTGCCCTGGGCGAGATCCAGGAGCACCCGGGTCGCCTCACGCCCCAGTTCCTCGAACGGCCGGCGCACCGCGCTCAGCGGCGGGCAGGCCATGGCCGCCACCAGAGTGTCG
Coding sequences within it:
- a CDS encoding transposase, producing the protein MGELRSVAASFVASGPSGVAVRTRLKHLASDDEKVLRVVGAHLGSLASKDLKARCRDGLAHSGDTWAVRKRELTPFSSSRWAGSITKASHDQWALARRCQLAHIQNLEAGIRTLTHRLSLPIGQKGTRQAPGGYRSRREWHAKARRLRVLEDRLAAVRADREAGVVHVVRGGKRLARARHHLEAAQLTESGWRRRWEAERWFCQADGEPGKRYGNETIRVSPDGEASIKLSAPLTHLANAPHGRYVLACRVTFAHRGAEWADRVAANRAIAYRIHYDMGRDRWYVTASWQLPPTPTLPIEAALAHGVIGVDMNADHLAAWRLDIHGNPTGAPHRFVYALSGTAQHRDAQVRHALTRLLHWARACGVKAIAVEDLDFGAETTREKHGRKRFRQLISGMPTGKLRARLASMADATGIAVIAVDPAYTSRWGAQHWQKPLTPTTRTTTRHEAAAVAIGRRAQGHPIRRRTAPPPQHRSDAVGHRTAQARRDVPGREGTRPRIPGPRTRSVPPGRGANAGNQNAQHRPGRSAELGFWQQDSLPLSL
- a CDS encoding substrate-binding domain-containing protein, translated to MVRSTDFDYGEALAASLQILRADDPPTAVFAASDAQALGVLEAARQDGLSVPDDLAVMSFDDTLVAAMACPPLSAVRRPFEELGREATRVLLDLAQGRQPASPRIELATELVLRTSTSVRRRVNTA